The following proteins are co-located in the Streptomyces sp. NBC_01198 genome:
- a CDS encoding cell division protein SepF translates to MAGAMRKMAVYLGLVEDDGYDGPGFDPDDEFEPEMAAPPARAVTEQERVPRRPHSQHVPPSQHQPQQDEPPRLVHAPAPREPRIAPVASITPERHSLEKNAAVIMPKVVSEREPYRITTLHPRTYNEARTIGEHFREGTPVIMNLTEMDDTDAKRLVDFAAGLVFGLHGSIERVTQKVFLLSPANVDVTAEDKARIAEGGFFNQS, encoded by the coding sequence ATGGCCGGCGCGATGCGCAAGATGGCGGTCTACCTCGGCCTCGTGGAGGACGACGGATACGACGGCCCGGGCTTCGACCCGGATGACGAGTTCGAGCCGGAGATGGCAGCGCCGCCGGCGCGGGCCGTCACCGAGCAGGAGCGCGTCCCCCGCCGCCCGCACAGCCAGCACGTGCCACCGAGCCAGCACCAGCCACAGCAGGACGAGCCGCCCCGGCTCGTGCACGCCCCGGCACCCCGCGAACCGCGGATCGCCCCCGTGGCATCCATCACACCCGAACGTCACAGCCTGGAGAAGAACGCAGCGGTGATCATGCCCAAGGTCGTGTCAGAACGCGAGCCGTACCGGATCACGACACTCCACCCCCGGACCTACAACGAAGCCCGTACGATCGGGGAACACTTCCGCGAAGGCACCCCGGTGATCATGAACTTGACGGAGATGGACGACACGGATGCGAAGCGGCTTGTCGACTTCGCAGCCGGTCTGGTCTTCGGCCTCCATGGGAGCATCGAGCGGGTGACGCAGAAGGTCTTTCTGCTGTCGCCTGCTAACGTCGATGTCACGGCGGAGGACAAGGCCCGGATCGCCGAGGGCGGGTTCTTCAACCAGAGCTGA
- a CDS encoding YggT family protein, whose amino-acid sequence MSVALQVLYIALYCFLFVLIFRLVMDYVFQFARSWHPGKPMVVVLEGTYTVTDPPLKLLRRFIPPLRLGGVALDLSFFVLMIIVYILIYVVGSFM is encoded by the coding sequence ATGAGTGTCGCACTCCAGGTGCTGTACATCGCGTTGTACTGCTTCCTCTTTGTGCTGATTTTCCGATTGGTGATGGATTACGTCTTCCAGTTCGCCCGTTCATGGCACCCTGGGAAGCCGATGGTGGTGGTCCTGGAGGGCACCTACACTGTCACCGATCCGCCACTCAAGCTTCTGCGGCGGTTCATCCCGCCGCTGCGCCTCGGGGGCGTGGCGCTCGACCTGTCCTTCTTCGTATTGATGATCATCGTTTACATCCTGATCTACGTTGTTGGGAGCTTCATGTGA
- a CDS encoding YggS family pyridoxal phosphate-dependent enzyme yields MSSTEATGAADGGRGGQLAANLARVEQRIADACLAAGRDRKEVTLIVVTKTYPASDVRLLSGLGVREVAENRDQDAAAKAAETADLPLSWHFVGQLQTNKARSVVGYADHVHSVDRLRLVTALSSAATAAQRQVGCLVQVALDAEAGDRGERGGVAPGAVFELADALAAAPGLRLDGLMTVAPLAGAYAGQPRAAFDRLMEISSRLRQTHPAATMVSAGMSQDLDEAVTAGATHVRVGTAVLGVRPGLR; encoded by the coding sequence ATGAGCAGCACGGAAGCGACCGGCGCGGCGGACGGCGGACGCGGCGGGCAGCTCGCGGCGAATCTCGCCCGGGTCGAGCAGCGGATCGCCGACGCCTGCCTGGCCGCGGGCCGGGACCGCAAGGAGGTGACCCTCATCGTGGTCACCAAGACCTACCCGGCGAGCGACGTCCGGCTGCTGTCGGGACTGGGCGTGCGCGAGGTCGCCGAGAACCGCGACCAGGACGCCGCGGCCAAGGCAGCCGAGACCGCCGACCTGCCGCTGAGCTGGCACTTCGTGGGCCAGCTGCAGACCAACAAGGCCCGCTCGGTGGTCGGTTACGCTGATCATGTGCACTCCGTCGACCGGCTCAGGCTGGTCACCGCCCTGTCCTCGGCGGCCACCGCCGCCCAGCGGCAGGTGGGTTGCCTGGTCCAGGTCGCGCTGGACGCGGAGGCGGGGGACCGCGGGGAGCGCGGCGGGGTGGCACCCGGCGCGGTGTTCGAACTGGCAGACGCCCTCGCGGCGGCTCCGGGGCTGCGGCTCGACGGGCTGATGACGGTGGCGCCGCTGGCCGGCGCGTACGCCGGCCAACCCCGCGCGGCCTTCGACCGGTTGATGGAAATCTCATCCCGCCTGCGCCAAACGCATCCGGCTGCCACCATGGTCTCGGCAGGGATGAGCCAGGACCTCGACGAAGCGGTGACGGCCGGAGCGACACATGTACGCGTCGGAACGGCGGTACTCGGAGTCCGTCCCGGGCTCCGGTAA